The following proteins are co-located in the Acidobacteriota bacterium genome:
- a CDS encoding MBL fold metallo-hydrolase, with amino-acid sequence MHATQIADRLLAITDDYLDESMTVVATGDGLVVIDTLATGPASRAALSSVAAFSRQPVRFVINTHCVADHTAGNPLFSGAAIVGHRHTPRHNQERVFDDPQSAADIRQFIQQLETNPDHARPAARHRRYLDAYRTLLDGFVGFRHTPPVVLAAGGTGLALGDIRIELEDAAPAHTDADLLVRVPALDLLGAGFVPVAHAIHGGSVTGMRAVLERLAASLPPATQIIPGHGAPGGLELIARQQDYLDALLDAVGQARAQGRTIEEIRDSLQLEPFRDHFMYDLVHAIHVEMAWRETAPGD; translated from the coding sequence ATGCATGCCACTCAGATCGCGGATCGCCTGCTGGCGATCACCGACGACTACCTTGACGAGTCCATGACCGTGGTCGCGACCGGCGACGGCCTCGTGGTCATCGACACTCTGGCAACCGGGCCCGCCTCCCGCGCCGCCTTGTCGTCCGTCGCCGCCTTCAGCCGACAGCCGGTCCGGTTCGTGATCAACACCCACTGCGTCGCCGACCACACCGCCGGCAACCCGCTCTTTTCCGGCGCGGCCATCGTCGGTCACCGGCACACGCCCCGGCACAATCAGGAGCGGGTCTTCGACGACCCCCAATCGGCGGCGGACATCCGGCAGTTCATCCAGCAACTGGAGACGAACCCTGACCACGCGCGCCCCGCCGCGCGGCACCGGCGCTACCTGGACGCCTACCGGACCCTGCTGGACGGATTCGTGGGCTTTCGCCACACGCCGCCGGTGGTGCTCGCCGCCGGCGGGACCGGCCTGGCGCTGGGCGATATCCGCATCGAGCTGGAGGACGCCGCGCCGGCTCACACCGACGCCGACCTGCTGGTCCGCGTCCCGGCTCTCGATCTCCTGGGCGCGGGCTTCGTCCCGGTCGCCCACGCCATCCACGGCGGCAGCGTCACCGGGATGCGCGCGGTCCTGGAGCGCCTGGCCGCCAGCCTGCCCCCCGCAACCCAGATCATTCCCGGCCACGGGGCGCCGGGGGGATTGGAACTCATCGCCCGCCAGCAGGACTACCTGGACGCGCTGCTCGACGCGGTGGGCCAGGCCCGGGCGCAGGGGCGAACCATCGAGGAGATCCGTGACTCGCTCCAACTGGAACCATTCCGCGACCACTTCATGTACGACCTGGTCCACGCCATTCACGTGGAGATGGCCTGGCGCGAGACCGCGCCCGGCGATTGA